A region of the Myxococcus stipitatus DSM 14675 genome:
TGGGCCAAGTGCGAGAGCTGCGACGAGATCATCTACCGGCAGGAGCTGGAGAAGCACTGGATGGTGTGTCCGCACTGCGACCACCACCACCCTTGGAACGCCCGCGCGCGCCTGGCGACGCTGCTGGACCCGTCCAGCTTCGAGGAGTTCGACAAGGAGCTGGAGCCGCAGGACCCGCTCGGGTTCAGCGACTCGAAGAAGTACAAGGACCGGCTGAAGTCCACGCGCAAGAACCTGGAGGAGAACGACGCGTTCGTCGCGGGCGTGGGCCGCATCGGCGGGCACCAGGTCTCCGTGGGCGCCTTCGTGTTCGAGTTCATGGGCGGCTCCATGGGCTCGGTGGTGGGCGAGAAGGTGACGCGCGTCTTCGAGCGCGCGCACGAGCTGAAGTGCTCCGCGCTCATCTTCTCCGCGTCCGGTGGCGCTCGCATGCAGGAGGGCATCTTCTCGCTGATGCAGATGGCGAAGACGTCCGCGGCCATCGCGCGCTTCCGCACGGGAAACAAGCCCTACATCTCCGTGCTGCTGCACCCGACGACGGGTGGCGTGGCCGCGTCCTTCTCGTGGCTGGGAGACGTCATCCTCGCCGAGCCCAAGGCGCTCATCGGCTTCGCCGGTCCCCGCGTCATCGAGCAGACCATCCGCCAGAAGCTGCCGGAGGGCTTCCAGCGCTCGGAGTTCCTGCTCGAGCACGGGATGATCGACACCATCGTCAACCGCAAGGACCTGCGCGCGAAGCTCGGGCAGATTCTCGGCCTCCTGGGCTGAGCCCGCGCTCCTGGAGCCGTGGACATGAGCGCGCCCAGGACCCCTGAAGAAGCGCTGGCCTTCCTCGCGCGGCTGAACCCCTCCGGCATCAAGCTGGGGCTGGAGCGCGTGCTCGAGGCCCTGGACGCGCTGGGACACCCGGAGCAGCGCTTCCGGGTGCTCCACGTCGCGGGCACCAACGGCAAGGGCAGCACCTGCGCCTTCGCCGCCACCGCGCTCCAGGCCGCGGGCCACCGCGTGGGCCTCTACACGTCGCCGCATCTGGTGCGCATCAACGAGCGCATCCGGGTGGACGGCGAGGACATCTCCGACGAGGAGTTCGGCCGCGCCATCCTCGACGTGCTGGAGCGATATCCGTCCGCCGTCTCGGAGCCGATGACGTACTTCGAGTTCGGCACCCTCGTCGCGCTGTGGCACTTCGCGCGCGTGGGTGTGGACGTGGTCGTCCTGGAGGTGGGCCTGGGCGGTCGGCTGGATGCGACGAACGCGGCGCGGCCCACGGTGACGGCGATCACCCCCGTCTCCTTCGACCACATGGAGTACCTGGGCCACACGCTCGGGGCCATCGCCGGAGAGAAGGCGGGCATCCTCAAGCCCGGCGTTCCGTGTGTGGTGTCGGCGCAGGAGCCGGAGGCGCTGGAGTCCATCGAAGTGAAGGCCCGCGCCCTGTCCGTCCCGCTGTGGGTGGAGGGCCGGGACTTCTCCGCCGAGCTCCAGTCCGATGGGAGCCTGTCGTACCGGGGGCCCACCTGGCGGCTGGAGGGACTTCGCCCCTCGCTGCGGGGACCCCATCAGCGGCAGAACGCCGCGGTGGCGCTGGCCTGTCTGGAGGCGCTCGACGCGCATGGGGTGCGGGTGTCCACCGAGGCCGCGAGGGCGGGGGTGGGCTCGGCGCGCTGGCCCGGCCGGCTGGAGGAAGTAGGGGAGCGGCCCATCGTCCTCATGGATGGCGCGCACAACCCCGCGGGTGTGGCGGTGCTGCTGGCGTCGCTCCGGGCGCTGTACTCGGGACGTCCCGTGCACTGTGTCTTCGGCGTGGTGGCGGACAAGGACCGGGGGCCGATGATGCGGGCCCTCTTCCCCGCGTGTGCTTCCGTGCAGCTGACGCCCTTGGACACTCCGCGCTCGCTGGCTCCGGAGGCCTACCTGGACGAGGCCCGCGCGCTGGTGTCCGACGTGACGGCGTGGCCGGACGTGGACGCGGCGCTGGCGGAGGCGCGCAGGCGAGCGGGCGCGGATGGCATCGTCCTGTGCACAGGCTCACTCTTCCTGGTGGGGATGGTGCGGGCGCGCACGCGCGGGCCCTGAAGGGTGGCCGCGAGCCGGCTGGACGACAGTGGCAAAGCCTTCCGGGGCTGTCTCCCGCCAGGTGGTGCACACGCGAGTGACCTTCCAGGGCGGGTCTTTTCGGCTCGAGTGCGCTGGGCGCGGGGGTGGAGGGGTTGAATCCTTGGCGCGTTGCATCAGCCGCCGTAGATTCAAGGCATGCGCCTGCCGGACTGGAGAGCCGCGACAACGACGGGGCCCGCCATCCCGTCCATCGACGAAGTCGACTTTCGGGCGCTGTATGTGAAGACGAACTACGTGGTGGAGACCGCGGACGGTTGGTCGCTGGTCATCACCCGTTACCGTCCGGTGAAGCAGCCCTTCGCCCAGCCGCTGTTCGGCGAGCCGCTGCTGCTGGTGCATGGCTTCTCGCAGAACCGGCACACGTGGACGAGCGGCCAGTTCGTCAAGAACCTGCTCTTCTTCGGCGTGGACATCCACATCCTGGAGCTGCGGGGGCACGGCAAGAGCTCGCTCGACTTCCAGCGGGAGAGGGCCGAGCGCTTCAAGCGCCCCGTGCCGCCGGACCTGAAGTACGGCTGGGACATCGACAGCTACTTCCTCTACGACTTGCCGGCGGCGGTCTCCGGGGTGAAGCGCATCACCCGCCGCGAGCGCATCTTCTACTGCGGCCACTCCATGGGCGGGATGCTGGGCTACGGCTACACCGGCATCCACGACGACTTCGAGGGCCTCATCACCATCGGCGCTCCGGCGGACCTGGGGCGCGGCTTCATGTTGCTGCGCATGCTGGCGCATGGCGCGCCGATGCTGGGCGGGATGATCGACCTGACGCTCGCGAGCATCAACGCGGGAGGGCAGGTGGGGGGCGTGGGGCAGAAGCTGCTGGCCCGGGGGCTGGGCGCGGTGAACTCGAAGCTGGGGCGCAGGCTGGAGCCCGAGTCCCGCGGCAAGCTCCGCTTCGACGCGGTGCCGGTGGACCTCATCCTCAAGTTCGTGGAGCGGCAGATCGGGAAGGCGGAGGACTCGCCGCTGTATCAGCAGCTCACGACCAAGGTGAACCGGCTCATCAATCCGGAGCGGGTGGGCTCGGATGACATCCGTTGGCTCCTGCGCGAGGGAGGGGAGCGCGAGCCCCGCAAGGTGCTGGAGCAGTTCGCCCGGTGGATTCGTCGCGGGGAGATGGTCTGCTACCGCACCGGCTACGACTTCAAGCGCGGCTTCGAGAAGATTCAAATCCCCATGGCCATCATCTTCGGGGACATGGACCCGCTGGCCTCGGTGGAGTCGACGCGCAGCGTGTATCGCGCGGCCAAGAGCGAGTACCTCCTCTGGCGGCCGGTGAAGGGCAACAGCCACATCGAGCTGACGATGGGGCACGACATCCGGCAAATCTGCTACGACATCAAGAACCTCATCGAGTACGCCCGGACACACCGCCACCGCTCGCCGGCCCTGCCGCGCCTGCGTTGAAGGGCCGTCCGGCTGGAAAGTTGGAGGGAAAGGCACGCGTGCTACCATCCGTGCCCTCTGTCAACGTGAACGGGAGTGGTTGATGAAGGCCTCAGCGGTGTGGCTGCTCGGCGTGGTGCTCGTGCCCTTCTGGGCGCTCGCGCAAGCCCCGGCGAACCTGAACACCATCACCAGCGTCCAGGTGAATGGCGGGACGGTGACCATCACCGGCTCGAAGAAGGCGAACTTCACCACCTTCACCATGACGGACCCGCCGCGGCTCGTCATCGACATCTCCGAGGCCGTCTTCTCCGACGTCCCCGAGGAGACGCCGGTGGGCAATGGCACCGTGACGGGCATCCGCACCGCCAGCTACGGCTCGGATGAGTCCGCCATCGCCCGCGTGCTCATCGGCTACGAGCGCGAGGTGGAGACCGACATCCAGGCCACGGACAGCCAGCTCGTCATCAAGGTGGTGGGCGGCGCGGGACAGGCCGTGGCCCAGGCTCCGGCCGCCACGGAGAAGCCCACGACGGATGGCTCCGCCGCCCAGGCCTCGGCCCGCGCGGATGCGGACCGTCAGGCCCAGGAGAAGGCCACCGCCGAGGCTTCCGCCCGCGCCGAGGCCGACCGCCAGGCCCAGGAGAAGGCCGCCGCCGAGGCCACCGCGCGGGCCCAGGCCGACGCGGAAGCCGAGAAGGAGCGCCAGCGGCAGCGGGATGCCGACGCGCGCGCCGAGGAGCAGCGCTCCGCCCAGGCCGCCGCCGACGAGCGCAAGCGCCAGGAAGAGGAGGCCCGTGCTTCCGCGCAGGCCGCCGCCGACGAGCGCAAGCGGCAGGAAGAGGAGGCCCGCGCCTCCGCCCAGGCCGCGGAAGAGGAGCGTCGTGCCTCCGCCCAGGCCTCCGCCGACCAGAAGAAGCGCGAGCAGGAGGAGTCGCGCGCGGCCGCGAAGACCGCCGCGGACGAGAAGCGCGCCGCCGCGCAGGCCGCGGAGGAGGAGCGTCGTGCGTCGGCCCAGGCGGCGAAGGACGAGAAGCGTGCCGCGGCGCAGGCCGCGAAGGACGAGGCCGCGGAGGCCCGCCGTCAGCGCGAGGAGGAGGCCCGCGCAGAGCGTGAGCGCCGTCAGCAGGAGCGCCTGGCCATGGCCACGCCCCGCGAGCGTCGTGAAGTGGCCAGCGGCGGGGACTCGGCCGAGGTGTCGTCGCGGCGCAAGACGATGACGCTGGTCGGGTTCCAGCAGCAGCCCGGGGCCTCGCGTGTCTTCATCCAGACGAATGAGCCGGCGCGCTACACCGTGAGCGAGCAGGGCACCGCGGTGGTGCTGGAGCTGGAGAACAGCCGCATCGACCTGAGCAACAACACGCGCCCGCTGGACACGTCCTACTTCAACTCGCCCGTCACCAAGGTGGAGGCGGACGCGGATGGCCGCAATGTGCGTGTCACCATCCAGCTCCGGCAGAACGCTCCGGTCCAGGCCCGGCAGGACGGCAACGTCATTTCGTTGGATTTTCAGCGCACGGCTCGGTGATAAGGGTCCGCGCGCGGCCGTGGCGCGGCATACCCTTCGCCCCTGAATGAGCCTCCTCGTTCCGCTCGCCGCTGCGCTGTTGATGTCCACGGCGCAGTTTCCGCTCGCCACCCAGGTTCAGCTCCCCTCCGGCGAGACGGTGGAGCTGGCGGCTGACTTCCTCACCTACGAAGCCGACAAGCAGCTCCTCACCGCGCGCGGCCACTGCGAGCTGCGCACCGGCGAGATGCTGCTGCGCTCGGACGAGGTGACCTACGACGAGGCGAACCAGGTGGCCACGGCCACCGGCAACGTCATGTTCGTGGGGCCGGGCGGCATGGCCGCCGTGGCGGACGACGTGAGGGTGGACATCCGCACCTTCGAGGCCACGCTCAAGGGCGGCCTCTTCATGCAGAAGAAGGGCGTCACCCAGGAGGCGATGCTCGCGGCGAAGAACCCCGAGGAGCTTCGCTCGATGGGGGAGACGCCCGTGATTCTCAGCGGCTCGCGCATCCGCCGCACGGGGCCCAACGCCTTCGTGGTGGATGACCTGGCCTTCACCCCATGCGAGTGCGGCCCGGATGAGCCCAGCTGGCGCATGGAGGCCAGCTCCGCCAACGTCGTCCTGGGCGAACGCGCCACGCTGTCCTGGCCCGTGGTGTATGTGCAGTCCGTCCCGGTCTTCGCGCTGCCGTGGGTCTACCTGCCCCTGTCCGAGCGGCGCACGGGCTTCCTCCTCCCCAGCCCGACGATCTCGGGCCTCAATGGCATCAGCGTGCAGCAGCCGTTCTTCCTCACGCTGGGGCGCAGCTACGACCTGACGATCACGCCGGGCTACTATTCGGGGTCGGGCGACGACAAGGACATCCGGCTCTACGACTCGGACCCGGTTCCCGGCCCTGATGCGGTCACGTTGTCGGAGTACAGGCTGCCTCGGAACGTCGGCGTGAAGGGCCCCAGGTTGCTCACGGAGTTCCGCTACGTGCCCAGCGAGCGGACCCGCGGGCGCGTCACGCTGGGGTTGTTGCACGACTCCCAGCCTCTGCGAGACCCCAGGACAGGCGACTTCTATTTCTACCCGACGCCCGAGGGGGAGATTCCGCGCTACATCGATAAGCCGCGGGGCTGGCGGGGCGAGGCGTCGTGGCAGCACCTCCAGGACCTGGGCTCGGGCTGGTTCGACCGGGTCGACGCGGCGTTCGTCTCGGACGGCTTCTACACGCGAGACCTCAACGCCGACATCCTCATCCAGGGCGTGGATTACCTGCGCAGCAACGCCACCGTGTATCAGCGCCAGGCGGACCTCTACGCGGGCCTGGATGTCTCACTGCGACAGGACATCCGCTTCGCCTATCAGTTCTTCAGGGAGAACCGGGTGCCCGCCGGAGCCAAGGATGCTCCGACGGGCTCGCCCATCCTGCCTCGGCCGAAGACCTTCCAGCGCTTGCCCGGCCTCGTGTTCGCGCTGCCGGAGCGTCCGTTGGACGGCCTGCTGGGGCTCACCGGAGGGTTGCGCGCGGAGTTCACGCGCCTGGCGCCCTACAGCGGGGGCTTTGGCGACGAGGGCGTCGACGGCATCTTCCGGCCCGACGGGCTGTATGTCCCGCTGGGCATCCAAGGCACCTCGCCCCTCGACCTGGGACAAGCCAACGGTCGCTTCGACCCGGGAGACCGCGAGGCGAGAGACCGCATCGACTTCACCTCGCGCCTCTCCACCTCCGTGGCCTTGGGGAACGTCGCGCGCATGACGCCCTCGCTGTCGCTGCGCCAGGATGTCTGGGCCGGCGAGTACTCCGGCAAGGCGTGGCAGCGGGGCTATCCCATCGCGGGGCTTCTGCTGGACACCCAGCTGGTCCGCACGTGGGAGGGGGAGAAGGCGGCGGTGCGCCACGCCATCACGCCCTCGCTGGAGCTGCGCTACGTGCCGGGCGGGTGGGGCAGCGTGCCCTTCGTGCGCGCGGGTGATGGCGACTTCGCGCAGCCCTACGACGAAATCGATTTCGCCGTCCCGCTCACGCGGGCAGGGGCCACCCGAGGCTTCCTCCAGGGGGTGCTGGCCGTGGAGCAGTCGCTGCGCCTGAAGACCGGCAACTGGATTCGCGAGCCCCTCCGGCTGCGCCTCGGGCAAGGCTTCGACCTGACGCGCTACGTGCCCGCGGCCAACAAGCCCGTGGATATCAACTCACAGCCGATCCTTCGCGACACCTTCGCGCGGGTGAGCACGAGCGCGGGCATCCTCAACGGCGGTGCGATGGTCCGGTTCGACCCGAACACCGGCCGCTTCACCCAGCTCAGCGCAGACTTCTCCATCGACGACGGCAAGGGGCACGCGCTCTACGCCCGCTATGACGACGTCCTCACGGTCAGCGACCGGGCCTTCAACCGCGGTGAGCCGCGCAACGCCGTGGGGCCGGATTCCATCCGACGCCCTCTGGATGCCTTGGTAGGCAGTCTATCCCGGGAAACGCCCGGTCTCTTTGCAACCGAGCGGACTCAGGCCCTCATCGCGGGTACGCGTTTGATGCTCGGATTTGGCCTCGGGGTGCGGTACGAAGCCTTGGTGCAGCCGCCCTCCCAGGATCCAACAAACCAAGAGATCTCACAAAACAGGATCTTCAATCCTCTCACACAACAGACACTGGGCGTGTCCTACGGTCCCGCATGTGACTGTTGGCGCGTCGAGGGCGTAGTGACTCTGCGGCGTGATCTCGGACTGGAATTTTCTGGTGTGAATTTCACGGTCGCGGGATTGGGTTCCTTCGGGTCAGGCGGCTAGGAATCACTCGGTGTGAACGGTGGTTCCCAAATCCCCCCCAGTAGCCAGGAGAAGTATTTCGTGTCGGACCTCGGAAAACGAATCGGCCAGCGCATCCGCGAGCTTCGTACGCAGAGGCCGGAGCGGTGGACGCAGGAAGAGCTCGCGGAGCGGGCTCAGATCAGCGTCTCCTTTCTTTCCATGATCGAGCGCGGCGAGCGCGTCCCCCACGTGGAGACACTCGCCGCCCTGGCCAACGCCCTTGGCGTCAGCCTGGGTGAGCTTTTCACTGGGACGGAGCAGACCCTTGCCCAGACAGAGGACCTGTTGCGTCCCCTGTCGGACTTCGCACGCGCCCGGGGCCTCACCGCCCGGGACGTGGACCGCCTGCTCGGGGTCGCCCGGGTGATGTTCAGCGGCACTGTCGCCTGAACACCCCCCTCCTGGACCCCCGTTGGACGCAAGGGGTCCACGGTCTTCCAGTCCTGTTCTTGACTGGACGGTAGGTAGACCGAGAAGATGGCGGAAATGCGCTGTGCGCTGCTCGCGCACAGCGTGGTTCCATCCTCGTCAAGGAGTCTTCGTTGATGCGTCCGGGTCTGGCCTCTCTGGTGGCCTTCACGAGCATGGTGTGGTTGGCGTGCTCTTCGCCGGCTCCTGCCACGCTTGAGTTCGTGGATCAGAATCCGCCCCGGCCTCGGCTGGGTGAAATCACCACGCTGCGCTTCCGCGCCGTGGACACGCGTGGCAGTCCGCAGGCGGGAACGCGGGTGACCTTCGCGCTCCAGTCTCCGGTGCCGGGCGTGGAGTTGTCGCCCACCGAGGGGACGACCAACCCCGGTGACGGCATGGTCTCCGTGCAGATTGTCGCGCGTGGCGGCCGGGTCGCCTCGGCGGTGGTCGTGGCCTCGGCGGGAGAGGGCGGGGAGGTCAAGACGGTCATCTCGCCCGTCATCGCCTTCGCTGGTACCAACTCCAGCTCGCGCCAGCTCACGTTCCAGTGTGGCTCGTTCGCCGGTGACGGCTCGGGTCTCCACCACGCCATCGGCGCCTGGGATGAGACGCGCCACCTCATCGCGGGCGTCAAGCTGAACTGCATCGCCCACGTGGGTGACCGCAACGGCGACGGCATCGAGGGCGCGCAGGTGTCCTTCCTCACGGAGGCCGGCACCATCGGTCCCTCCGCGACGTCCGTGACGGACGTGGTCGGCAACGCCCTGGTCCTCTACAAGACCTCGCTGCCGCTGCCGCTGGACGTGGAGCCGGGTGAGTTCACCTGGAACCCGACCAACGACTCCACGCACACGGGCGAGTACATCGCGCCGCTGTGGATGCACCCGTTCCTCTGGGAGGAGAACCCGGTGGCGGCCCACGGCAACACCGCGCCGCAGCCCTTCGTGACGCGCCCGGAGCCCCGTCGCCCCGACCCCATCCGGCCGGGAATCACCTTGAACCCGCGCGACAACCTGGTCTCCCTCATCGCCGTCACGGCGGGCGAGGAAGCCTTCGACGACAACAACAACAATGGCCAGTGGGACCAGGGCGAGCCCTTCGTCGACCTGACCGAGCCCTTCGTCGACAGCAACGACAACGGCACGTGGGACGCGAACGAGCGCTTCGTCGACACCAACGGCGACGGTCGCTGGAACGGCAAGAATGGCGCCTTCGATGCCTCCACGCTCATCTGGGCGCAGGAGCGCATCATCTGGACGGGCTGGCCGCACGCGCTGGACCGCCCGGAGACCGTGCGTCAGCTCATCCCGGCGCCCAACGCGCCCCCCGTCGCGATTGCCCACTTCAGCTCGGCCCGCTCCACGTTCCTCGTGGCGGACCCCTGGTACAACCGCATGGCCCAGAACTCGGATGGCGATGGCTGCAAGGGCGGCGCCGAGGGCCCGGTGGAGATCGAGCCGTTCGTGACGGGCGTCATCGCCTTCACGTACCCCTCGTACCACATCGAGCAGTACATCATCAGCGACCGGCACGATGAGACGCAGGAGCCGCAGCCGGGGCCGTTCCCGTCGGCCGTCAACTGGAAGGCCGACGCGACCTGCACGTACACCGCCGCGCAGCTCGAGGGGCACAAGGCCTTCGTGGCCGCTCCGACGCTGTCGGGCACCGTGCTCTGATGTAAACCAGCGGGCTCCCGGAGAAGTACCCATTGACCCCGGGAGCCTGCATCCGTAGGGTCCGCACCGGCTGATTGAAGAATCAACCGGCCGGTGGAGGACGTCGTGGGCCAGAGCAAGTCGGCGGCGGACAACGGCAACCGCGAGAGCGAACGCCGCCGGACCATCCTGCGTGCGGCCATCGATGTGTTCGCCCGCAAGGGCTACCACGGCTGCCGCATCGCCGACGTCGCCAAGGAGGCCGGTGTCGCCTACGGCCTCGTCTACCACTACTTCAAGAACAAGGATGAGCTGCTGGAGACCGTGTTCGACACGGGCTGGAGCGGCTTCGTCACGCGTGTGCGCGTGGTGGTGGAGGGCGAAGGTTCGCTGGAGGCCAAGGTCCGCGGCGTGGTGGAAGTGGCCTTCGAGGCGTACCGCGTGGACCCTCGCGCGGTGAAGGTCCTCATCCTGGAGATTGCGCGCAGCCCCGCGGGCTCTCGCATCAACCGGCAGACGGCCTTCGTGGACGCCATCCGCTTGAGCTCGGAGCTGTTCACCCGGGCGAAGGAAGCGGGGGAGCTGCGCGCGGACGCGGACCCGCTGCTGTCCTCCGCGCTGCTCTTCGGCGCCATCGAGATGGGGCTGACCGCCTTCGTCACGGGACTCGCGGACTCGCGGGATGCGCAGGCGCTCGAGCGCGCCAAGGCGCAGATTGCCGACACCTTCCTTCACGGCGTCCTGGTCGGCGCGTCGCCAGGCGCGGAGAAAGACGAATGGAAGCCGGAGACGTCCTCTACGAAGTCCAAGGCCCCCAAGCCCTCCTGACCGTCAACCGGCCCAAGGCGCGCAACGCCTTGTCGCCCTCGGTGGTGAAGGCGTTGATGGATGGCCTGGAGCGCGCGGACGCGGACTCCGCCGTGCGCGTGGTGGTGCTCACCGGCGCGGGCGAGAAGGTCTTCTGCGCGGGCGGAGACCTGGGGCAGATGACGGGTGACGCGGGCTTTCTCTCCACCCACGAGGGGCGCCGCTCCTACGGGAAGCTGCTGGCCCGCTTCCAGGAGGTCCGCAAGCCGACGGTGGCGCGCGTCAACGGCCATGCGCTGGCCGGGGGCCTGGGCCTGGTGCTCGCGTGTGACCTGGCGGTCGCGGTGGAGGGCGCGGACCTGGGCACGCCCGAAATCGACGTGGGCTTGTTCCCCATGATGATGATGGCGCTCTTGCAGCGCCACGTGGGCCGCAAGCGGGCGCTGGAGCTGGTGCTCACCGGCGACCGGCTCTCCGCGCGCGACGCGTTGTCACTCGGGCTGCTCAACCGCGTGGTGCCCGCGGCGGAGCTGGATGGCGCGGTGGCGGCGCTGGCCCACAAGCTCGCGGGCAAGAGTCAGTCGGTGCTCGCGCTGGGGCGCCGCGCCTTCTTCACCGCGGAGGACCTGCCCCTGCCCGCGGCGCTGGAGTTCCTCGCGTCGCAGCTGTCGCTCAACGTGCTGGCCGAGGACGCCGCCGAGGGCGTCTCGGCCTTCCTGGAGAAGCGGCCTCCTCAGTGGAAGGACCGCTGAGCTGAGCCAGGACGGCCCTCACTGAGCGCCGGCCCCCGTCTCCCCGCTGGCCATGGCTGGCGGGGTGGGGAAGAAGTCCAGGCGCAACAGGGATTCACCATCCACCCAGCGACCGCCCACCTTCACGCCCCAGTGGAGGTGGGGGCCGGTGACGCGGCCGGTGCTGCCCACCTCGCCGATGCGCTGGCCCTGCGTCACCTTGGCGCCATTCTTCACGTGGATGCGCGACAGGTGGAAGTACGACGTGTAGAGGTCCGCGCCGTGGTGGATGAGCACCGTCTTGCCCGCGGCGTAGTTGTCGCGCGTCATCACCACGGTGCCTTCGTTGCTGGCCATCACCGGGGCGCCCGGGTCTCCGTCGAGGTCCACGCCGAAGTGCTGGCTGGACAGCTTGCCGTTGAAGGTGCGCTTGTCGCCGAAGGGCGCGGTGATGCGGTCCTGCCGAGGGCGCACGAAGTTCTGCGCGAAGTGGGGCGAGCTGAAGGGCTGGTCGAACGCCGCCGCGAAGGCACGCTTGTCCGCGGCGATGCGGGTCCTCACGGAGGCGGGGGGCTCCACGTACTTTCCGGACACCTTCAGCTCTCGCGCGGGATAGCCCGGCTCCACAACGTCCAGCGTCCCGGCCAGCTCCACCGGCGCGCCGCCCGCGAGCGCGGGGGCTTCCACGTGCACCATGGCGCTCCCGGGCGCGAGCTCCACGGAGAGCCCCGTCACCGCGAGGAAGCCCTCGCCCCAGGCGAAGAACTTCAGGGGGCGCCCCGCGAGGGTCCCCGTGGGCATCCCCGCCAGGCCTCGCACGGCCACCATCACCGGGTCTCCCGGCCGGGCCGAGCCCGGGTGCAGTGAGAGCTGAGGCCTTGCCTGCGCCACCGCCACCGCGACGGGCGTGGCGGAGGAGGGCTCCGCGGCCTGGGCACTGGCACCGAGGGCAAGCAGCGCGAGCGTCCATCGAGAGGAAAGGGAATATCGCGAGCGTGCGGGAAGCGAAGCCATGAGTGGTTCCCGTTACACCACGAAGTCCAGGGGGCTTCCCAGGGTGAGAAGTGGGAGTGTCGGACGCCTGGACTGCAACCCGGCAGGGGAGCGGTACTCGGACGATGGCAGGTGCTCGACAGTGTCCACGCCCGGACGTCGGAGAGCCCGGAAACGGAAGGCGGAAGGGCGTGTGGACGGGCAACCGGCTGATTGGCGTGGGGTGGAGCCTTACCGGCGCACCTCCGGGCTCCCTACCTTCTTCTCCGGACCCGATTGGCCTTGAGGAGATTCGCGGATGCCTCGTCCCTATAGCTTCGACCATTTCCAGGTGCCGAAGACCCTGCCGCAGAGCCGCAGCATGCGCCGGAGGGACAAGGCGCATCTGGCTCAGTCCCGCGCGCATCCGGAGGAGCAGGCGGGGCGGGAGGAGGGGGTCCACTACGGGCGGTCCTTCTCCGAGACGGAGGAGCTCTTCCACGCGCGGCAGATGGAGGCGCAGCTCGAGGAGCTCGCGAACGCATCGCCCGAAACCCGCGTGTCTCGCGGTGGCTCGGGGATGAAGCGCGGCGCACGGGGCAAGGAGCGCAAGGGGCATCCGGTCCTGCGCGGCACGCTGCCCATCGGGGCGCTGCCTCCCACGCGGGAGCAGCCACCACGGGGCCGGCTGCCGGACCTGCTCGACGAGGCGGGGCGCCACCTCCAGAGCATGAGAGGGGGGCTGGGCGACGTGGCCAAGGCGATGGCTCGGCTGGCGTCGCTGCCCGTCGAGGTGGTGCGCCTGGCGGTGCGGCGCTTCAGTCCCGCCGAAGGGTGAAGAGCACGCGCGCGTGGAGCTGACGCTCGTCTCGTACAACATCCACAGCGGCATCGGGACGGACGGTCGCTTCGACCTGGGCCGCGTGGGTGAGGTGCTCCGCGAAGTGCGAGCGGACATCGTCGCGCTGCAGGAGGTGGGCGACTTTCGCGGGCGCACCTCCCGCGAGGACCAGCCCGAGCACCTGGCCGACATGCTCGGCATGCACATGGCCTTCGGGCCCAATGTCGTGCGAAACGGCCGTCGCTATGGCAACGCCATCCTCACGCGGCTGCCCATCCTCCACTCGAAGAACTACGACTTGAGCGTGGAGCGGCGCGAGCCTCGGGGCGCGCTGCGCTGCGACCTGGACCTGGGCGGCGGGCTGCAGCTCCACGTCTTCTCCCTCCACCTGGGGCTGC
Encoded here:
- the accD gene encoding acetyl-CoA carboxylase, carboxyltransferase subunit beta — protein: MAWFSKKPRIAVDTQQQPEPGPSRMEGLWAKCESCDEIIYRQELEKHWMVCPHCDHHHPWNARARLATLLDPSSFEEFDKELEPQDPLGFSDSKKYKDRLKSTRKNLEENDAFVAGVGRIGGHQVSVGAFVFEFMGGSMGSVVGEKVTRVFERAHELKCSALIFSASGGARMQEGIFSLMQMAKTSAAIARFRTGNKPYISVLLHPTTGGVAASFSWLGDVILAEPKALIGFAGPRVIEQTIRQKLPEGFQRSEFLLEHGMIDTIVNRKDLRAKLGQILGLLG
- a CDS encoding bifunctional folylpolyglutamate synthase/dihydrofolate synthase is translated as MSAPRTPEEALAFLARLNPSGIKLGLERVLEALDALGHPEQRFRVLHVAGTNGKGSTCAFAATALQAAGHRVGLYTSPHLVRINERIRVDGEDISDEEFGRAILDVLERYPSAVSEPMTYFEFGTLVALWHFARVGVDVVVLEVGLGGRLDATNAARPTVTAITPVSFDHMEYLGHTLGAIAGEKAGILKPGVPCVVSAQEPEALESIEVKARALSVPLWVEGRDFSAELQSDGSLSYRGPTWRLEGLRPSLRGPHQRQNAAVALACLEALDAHGVRVSTEAARAGVGSARWPGRLEEVGERPIVLMDGAHNPAGVAVLLASLRALYSGRPVHCVFGVVADKDRGPMMRALFPACASVQLTPLDTPRSLAPEAYLDEARALVSDVTAWPDVDAALAEARRRAGADGIVLCTGSLFLVGMVRARTRGP
- a CDS encoding alpha/beta fold hydrolase; its protein translation is MRLPDWRAATTTGPAIPSIDEVDFRALYVKTNYVVETADGWSLVITRYRPVKQPFAQPLFGEPLLLVHGFSQNRHTWTSGQFVKNLLFFGVDIHILELRGHGKSSLDFQRERAERFKRPVPPDLKYGWDIDSYFLYDLPAAVSGVKRITRRERIFYCGHSMGGMLGYGYTGIHDDFEGLITIGAPADLGRGFMLLRMLAHGAPMLGGMIDLTLASINAGGQVGGVGQKLLARGLGAVNSKLGRRLEPESRGKLRFDAVPVDLILKFVERQIGKAEDSPLYQQLTTKVNRLINPERVGSDDIRWLLREGGEREPRKVLEQFARWIRRGEMVCYRTGYDFKRGFEKIQIPMAIIFGDMDPLASVESTRSVYRAAKSEYLLWRPVKGNSHIELTMGHDIRQICYDIKNLIEYARTHRHRSPALPRLR
- a CDS encoding AMIN domain-containing protein yields the protein MKASAVWLLGVVLVPFWALAQAPANLNTITSVQVNGGTVTITGSKKANFTTFTMTDPPRLVIDISEAVFSDVPEETPVGNGTVTGIRTASYGSDESAIARVLIGYEREVETDIQATDSQLVIKVVGGAGQAVAQAPAATEKPTTDGSAAQASARADADRQAQEKATAEASARAEADRQAQEKAAAEATARAQADAEAEKERQRQRDADARAEEQRSAQAAADERKRQEEEARASAQAAADERKRQEEEARASAQAAEEERRASAQASADQKKREQEESRAAAKTAADEKRAAAQAAEEERRASAQAAKDEKRAAAQAAKDEAAEARRQREEEARAERERRQQERLAMATPRERREVASGGDSAEVSSRRKTMTLVGFQQQPGASRVFIQTNEPARYTVSEQGTAVVLELENSRIDLSNNTRPLDTSYFNSPVTKVEADADGRNVRVTIQLRQNAPVQARQDGNVISLDFQRTAR